A single Victivallis lenta DNA region contains:
- a CDS encoding DUF1846 domain-containing protein produces the protein MKTGFDSEKYLSEQSQAILERAGKFDDKLYLEFGGKLLCDFHAARVLPGFDPDTKIKLLQRMKDKIDIVICIYAGDIEQKKMRADFGLAYDTDTMRTIDDLRDWGLDVKAVVVTRYQEQPAVKGFINKLSRRGIRVYTHHPIEGYPTDLDTIVSPQGYGANDYIETDRPIVVVTGPGANSGKMATCLSQVYHEFQRGVKAGYAKFETFPVWNLPLKHPVNIAYEAATADLGDINMVDSFHLEAYNETVINYNRDLEIFPVVKRICARIMPPEQLYKSPTDMGVNRVGFAITDDKVCCQASTQEIIRRYFQYMCAHALGNADKIAADRVKLLMDDLGITEFDRKVVAPARAAAEEAEQQPGKGSGNVFCGAALELPDGTIVTGKNSPLLHAASSCILNAIKVLAKLPDDLYLLSPQVIDSVSQLKKKIYKNKGLSLDLGETLTALSVSVPNNPAAQLAMKKLSRLAGCEMHISHLPTPGDELALRRLGIRITSEPCFTSRNLFME, from the coding sequence ATGAAAACCGGATTCGACAGTGAAAAGTATTTAAGTGAACAATCCCAGGCCATCCTCGAGCGGGCCGGTAAGTTCGACGACAAGCTTTACCTCGAATTCGGCGGCAAACTCCTCTGCGACTTCCATGCCGCGCGCGTCCTGCCGGGGTTCGATCCGGATACCAAGATCAAACTCCTGCAGCGCATGAAGGACAAGATCGACATCGTGATCTGCATCTACGCCGGCGACATCGAGCAGAAGAAGATGCGCGCCGACTTCGGGCTCGCCTACGACACCGACACGATGCGCACGATCGACGACCTGCGTGACTGGGGACTCGACGTGAAGGCCGTGGTCGTCACCCGCTACCAGGAGCAGCCTGCGGTCAAAGGCTTCATCAACAAGCTGTCCCGTCGCGGCATCCGCGTCTACACCCACCACCCGATCGAAGGATATCCGACCGATCTCGACACGATCGTGAGCCCGCAGGGATACGGCGCGAACGATTATATCGAGACCGACAGGCCGATCGTGGTGGTCACCGGCCCCGGCGCGAACTCCGGGAAAATGGCGACCTGCCTTTCGCAGGTCTACCATGAGTTCCAGCGCGGTGTGAAGGCCGGCTACGCGAAGTTCGAAACCTTTCCGGTCTGGAACCTGCCGCTGAAACACCCGGTCAACATCGCCTACGAAGCCGCGACCGCCGACCTCGGCGACATCAATATGGTCGATTCCTTCCACCTCGAAGCCTACAATGAGACCGTAATCAACTACAACCGCGACCTTGAAATCTTCCCGGTCGTGAAGCGCATCTGCGCGCGCATCATGCCGCCGGAGCAGCTCTACAAGTCGCCGACCGACATGGGCGTGAACCGGGTCGGCTTCGCCATCACCGACGACAAGGTCTGCTGCCAGGCCTCGACGCAGGAGATCATCCGCCGCTATTTTCAGTACATGTGCGCCCATGCACTCGGAAACGCCGACAAGATCGCCGCCGACCGGGTCAAGCTCCTGATGGACGACCTCGGCATCACCGAATTCGACCGCAAGGTCGTCGCTCCGGCGCGGGCCGCCGCCGAAGAGGCCGAGCAGCAGCCCGGCAAGGGCAGCGGGAACGTCTTCTGCGGCGCGGCGCTCGAGCTTCCGGACGGCACGATCGTGACCGGCAAGAATTCACCGCTGCTGCACGCGGCGTCGAGCTGCATCCTGAACGCGATCAAGGTCCTAGCCAAACTGCCGGACGATCTCTATCTGCTCTCTCCGCAGGTCATCGACTCAGTAAGCCAGCTCAAGAAGAAAATCTACAAGAACAAGGGGCTCAGCCTCGATCTCGGCGAGACGCTGACCGCGCTTTCGGTCAGCGTGCCGAACAATCCGGCCGCCCAGCTCGCCATGAAGAAGCTCTCCCGGCTGGCCGGGTGCGAGATGCACATCAGCCACCTGCCGACCCCGGGTGACGAACTCGCGCTGCGCCGGCTCGGAATCCGCATCACGAGCGAACCGTGCTTCACGAGCCGCAACCTCTTCATGGAATAA